A genomic region of Serratia fonticola contains the following coding sequences:
- a CDS encoding amino acid permease, which translates to MKDAKHFDEIAQRQGGLKKHLTAGQMSMLAIGGAIGTGLFLGSAYAIQMAGPSVLLSYFIGGVIALLLMGCLAEMTSEHPTPGSFGDYAEFYLSPLFGFLVRYSYWSCVVLAVGTEVTAIGMYMQFWFPGSPIWPWVLLFSAAVIFINVIGVKSFGQVEYVLSTVKVVAISAFIVIGIGILAFSANPTFGIRNFTENGGFFPFGVKGMWFAVIVSIFSYLSIEMIAVAAGEAKNPVVAVKTAFKGTILRLFIFYMMSIALMLAIVPWRQSGTGESPFLVAMNVIHLPAAAGIFNFIVLVAALSAMNSQLYITTRMMFSLSRAGQAPAALGRVSKRGIPVNALAISCVGIIVSIVLSITYPEKSFAVMMSISVYGACFTWLMIFITHLFFRRRHAQTHLKFRMWGYPYFTLAGAILMAALMVTTLFTDFFRMTLLFGIPFTLLLVALYFYSRQTQAVVAAKAPVQDME; encoded by the coding sequence ATGAAAGATGCAAAGCATTTTGACGAGATCGCGCAGCGGCAAGGGGGCTTGAAAAAGCACCTGACTGCCGGACAGATGTCGATGTTGGCCATCGGGGGGGCTATTGGGACAGGCCTGTTTCTGGGTAGCGCCTATGCGATCCAGATGGCGGGGCCAAGCGTGCTGCTAAGCTACTTTATTGGGGGCGTGATTGCGCTGCTGCTGATGGGATGCCTGGCTGAAATGACCTCTGAGCACCCAACACCGGGCTCCTTTGGTGATTATGCCGAGTTTTATCTCAGCCCGCTGTTTGGTTTTCTGGTGCGTTACTCCTACTGGTCCTGCGTGGTGCTGGCGGTGGGGACTGAAGTGACTGCCATCGGCATGTATATGCAGTTCTGGTTCCCTGGCTCGCCAATCTGGCCGTGGGTGCTGCTGTTCTCGGCGGCGGTGATCTTCATCAACGTGATTGGCGTTAAATCCTTTGGCCAGGTGGAATATGTGCTTTCTACCGTCAAGGTGGTGGCCATTTCGGCGTTTATTGTCATCGGTATCGGTATTCTGGCGTTTTCCGCCAACCCGACCTTTGGTATCCGCAACTTTACCGAGAACGGAGGGTTTTTCCCGTTTGGGGTTAAAGGCATGTGGTTTGCGGTGATCGTATCAATTTTCAGCTACCTGAGTATTGAGATGATTGCGGTTGCTGCAGGGGAGGCGAAAAACCCGGTCGTGGCCGTTAAAACGGCGTTTAAAGGGACCATTCTGCGGCTGTTTATCTTTTATATGATGTCGATTGCCCTGATGTTGGCCATCGTGCCGTGGCGGCAATCCGGAACCGGTGAGAGCCCGTTTCTGGTGGCAATGAACGTGATCCATCTGCCCGCCGCCGCCGGGATCTTCAACTTTATTGTGCTGGTGGCTGCGCTTTCGGCCATGAACAGCCAGTTGTATATCACCACCCGGATGATGTTTTCACTGTCTCGCGCTGGCCAAGCCCCTGCAGCGTTGGGCCGGGTGAGCAAACGTGGGATACCGGTCAATGCGTTGGCAATATCCTGCGTTGGCATCATTGTGTCTATTGTGCTGAGCATTACCTACCCGGAGAAGTCTTTTGCGGTAATGATGTCGATCTCGGTCTACGGCGCTTGCTTCACCTGGCTGATGATCTTTATTACCCATCTGTTCTTTCGCCGTCGCCATGCCCAGACGCACCTTAAGTTCCGTATGTGGGGTTACCCCTATTTTACCCTGGCGGGGGCGATACTGATGGCTGCGCTGATGGTGACAACGCTGTTCACCGACTTCTTCAGAATGACGCTGCTGTTTGGCATTCCCTTTACTCTGCTGCTGGTGGCGCTTTATTTCTATAGCCGCCAGACGCAGGCTGTGGTTGCCGCCAAAGCGCCGGTACAGGACATGGAATAA
- the paaY gene encoding phenylacetic acid degradation protein PaaY — MPVYQIDGLTPVVDPSSFVHPTAVLIGDVIIGKGVYIGPNASLRGDFGRIVVEDGANVQDCCVMHGYPQQDTVVEQDGHIGHSAILHGCRVRRNAMVGMNTVVMDGADIGENTIVGASSFVKATAVIAANKLALGSPARVIRDLSEQELAWKRAGTAEYQELVIRCKNSLREVEPLSTVEPGRQRLSFSDSTVPKSQL, encoded by the coding sequence ATGCCAGTGTATCAGATTGACGGCTTGACCCCGGTGGTAGACCCCAGCAGTTTTGTTCACCCGACGGCAGTATTGATTGGCGATGTGATTATCGGCAAAGGGGTCTATATCGGCCCAAACGCCAGCCTGCGCGGTGATTTTGGCCGAATTGTGGTCGAAGACGGCGCCAACGTACAGGACTGCTGTGTCATGCACGGTTATCCACAGCAAGATACGGTTGTAGAGCAAGATGGGCACATTGGCCACAGCGCCATCCTGCATGGTTGCCGGGTGCGGCGCAATGCGATGGTCGGCATGAATACGGTGGTGATGGACGGTGCGGATATTGGTGAAAACACCATCGTGGGGGCCAGTTCCTTTGTCAAAGCCACTGCGGTGATCGCGGCCAATAAGTTGGCATTAGGTAGCCCGGCCCGCGTGATTCGCGACCTTTCTGAACAAGAGTTGGCCTGGAAACGGGCTGGCACCGCAGAATATCAGGAACTGGTGATCCGCTGTAAAAACAGCCTGAGAGAAGTTGAGCCCCTCAGCACCGTAGAGCCAGGCCGCCAGCGGCTAAGCTTCAGCGATTCGACCGTTCCCAAAAGCCAGCTTTAA
- the paaX gene encoding phenylacetic acid degradation operon negative regulatory protein PaaX encodes MEHKLDEFIRHALSAQPISGTSLIISLYGDALSHRGGEVWLGSLSALLETLGFGDRFVRTSVFRLQKEGWLEVEKIGRRSYYRVTEQGMRQFRHAESKIYLSEQPEWDGKWELLLLENAEKTERARLKKELGWMGFGQIASNLMAAPTHAQTDVTALLGELNASEQVIYFRADYPYNRSEQTLRQMVANCWSLNDVASDYHEFIVSFRPLMALLREADEQELTPERCFQIKLLLIHFFRRVVLKDPLLPDALLPAQWEGQIARNLCINIYQQVDRAATDYVSTLAETTIGALPAPGTGYYRRFGGLPRNPASF; translated from the coding sequence ATGGAACATAAACTGGACGAATTTATCCGCCATGCCTTGAGCGCACAGCCGATCAGCGGTACTTCGCTGATTATTTCATTATACGGCGACGCGCTTAGCCACCGCGGTGGAGAGGTCTGGCTGGGCAGTTTAAGCGCCCTGTTGGAAACATTGGGTTTCGGTGATCGTTTTGTGCGTACCTCGGTGTTTCGTTTACAAAAAGAGGGGTGGCTGGAGGTAGAGAAAATCGGTCGGCGCAGCTATTACCGCGTTACCGAGCAAGGCATGCGCCAGTTCCGCCATGCCGAATCCAAAATCTACCTCAGCGAGCAACCCGAATGGGACGGTAAATGGGAGTTACTCCTGTTGGAAAATGCGGAAAAAACCGAACGTGCCAGGTTGAAGAAAGAGCTGGGCTGGATGGGTTTTGGCCAGATCGCCAGCAACCTGATGGCGGCGCCAACCCATGCACAAACCGACGTGACGGCCCTGCTTGGCGAGCTTAATGCCAGTGAACAGGTGATCTATTTCCGCGCCGACTATCCTTACAACCGCTCCGAGCAGACACTGCGCCAAATGGTTGCCAATTGCTGGTCATTGAATGACGTCGCCAGTGACTACCATGAGTTTATCGTCTCCTTCCGGCCATTAATGGCTTTGCTGCGTGAAGCCGATGAACAGGAGCTGACACCCGAGCGCTGCTTCCAGATTAAGCTTTTATTGATTCACTTTTTCCGCCGTGTGGTATTAAAGGATCCCCTGCTGCCGGATGCGTTATTGCCAGCCCAATGGGAGGGGCAAATAGCCCGCAACCTGTGCATCAACATTTATCAGCAGGTAGATCGCGCCGCGACGGATTATGTCAGTACATTGGCAGAAACCACCATCGGTGCCTTGCCCGCCCCAGGGACGGGATATTACCGGCGCTTTGGTGGCCTGCCACGCAATCCCGCTTCATTTTGA